The DNA region TGTATTTCATTGCTTGATCTCCGTCTATGCCTATCCAGGATAGCCTGGCGTGCCTGGCTTCTTATATGCCAGGCATGCCGGGCGCGCCGCCTTATTGCATGAACCAGCCGTGGCTGACGACGAAGGACTGGCCCGTCAGCGCCGCGCTGGGGAAGGTCGAGAGGAACAGGACCGTCTGCGCCACGTCCTGCACGGTGGTGAAGACGCCGTCCACGGTGCCGCCGAGCATGACGTTGCGGACGACTTCCGCTTCCGTGATGCCGAGCTCCTTCGCCTGCTCCGGAATCTGCTTTTCGACCAGCGGGGTCTTGACGAAACCGGGGCACACGACGTGGGACCGCACATTATGCGGGGCGCCTTCCTTCGCCAGCACGCGCGCCAGGCCGAGCAAACCGTGCTTGGCCGTCACATAGGCCGATTTCAGCGGCGAGGCTTCGTGCGAATGGACCGAGCCCATGTAGATCACCACCCCGCCCCGGTTGCCCTGGTACATATGCTTGATGGCGGCCTTGGTCGTCAGGAAGGCGCCGTCCACGTGGATGGCCAGCATCTTCTTCCAGTCGGAGAAGGCATAGTTCTCGATGGGATTGACGATCTGGATTCCCGCGTTCGAGACCAGGATGTCGATCGAACCGAACTGCTCGACGACCGCGTCGATGCCTTTATTGACCGCATCTTCGTTCGTGACGTCCATGGCGATGCCGACGGCTCGTCCGCCGGCGCGCTGGATCTCCTGCGCCACGGCATTGGCGCCGTCCAGGTTCAGGTCGGCGATGCCGATCGCCGCGCCCGCCCTGGAAAGAACCAATGCGATTTCCTTGCCGATTCCGCTTGCGGCGCCAGTAACCACCGCGACCTTGCCGTTCAGATTGCTCATGACTCAACTCCTGTAAGAGTAAAAAAGCGAAATCAAAGGGTTATTTCGCCAGATAGTCGTAGACGACCTCGCCCAGTCCGAGCGTAAGGTCCGCCACCAGATGCCGGGCCTCGACGATTTCCAGGACGGGCAGGTCCGCCACCGGCGCGAGCGCGTGCGGCGCGAGCTGGAGGGCGGCAGGCCCCGTCCATGCGCCCTTCATCTGGATGTCCTCCAGGTAATACCTCACCAGTTCGCAGATGCGCGGAGAGCCGTCCACGTGCGGAATGATTTTCAGCAGAAAGTTGGGCGCGGCGAGGCGTTTCGCCTGGTCTACGATATCCAGAGACTTGTGTTTGTAGCCCATGGTTCCCGTCGCGATGCGCACGGGCCCGTAATCCAGCGTCCCCACCAGGGTATCGGTATGGGTTTCCAGCACGGGCGTCGCCAGTTTCTTCGGAAAACCCCATAGCTCCCGGCCGCCGGCGATAGGCGGATGGTCGTTGAGATACATGGCGTGCGTGTAGCTGCCCGCCACCCCGTTGTATTCCACGGGGATGACCTGGCCGCTTTCGGTGTAGTCGCCGAAGCCGGTGGAGTCAGGCATCCGAATGAATTCATAGCTGACGAGGGGTTGGCGTATCTTCAACGGTTCGGGCACGACCGCGCGCAGCCGGTCGGGGTCCGTACGATAGGTGATGATAAAGAATTCCCGGTTGACGAAGCGGTAAGGGCCCATCGGAAAGGCCGGGCTCGTCAAGGGCATGGCAAACGCGTTGCTACGTACAGCGTCGATATTCATTGGATTCCTTCAAGGTCGGATCGTCCCGCCATTTATTCAACGAATGATGAATTAAAGACAAAGGGACACAGGATTTGGATCGACTTTTCACGGCATGGGCACTAGTGCTTGGGGGTCTCTCTGCATCGTCATGCTCGACAGTGTGGTTAGGATACCACCAGATAGTTGCAAACCAAACAATTTACAATTAAACAAATACCTTAATTCCGGCTGTCGCATGCCTTCTTGTACACCTTCTTGTTTGCCGTTTTTTTTCTTCTCCACCGCAAAGGCCCGATATTGACCAAACGATCTTCCGATGCTTCCGACCAGGAACTGTATGACTTCACTTCGTCGATATATCCGGCCCGGTCGGCATGGGTGCAAACCGTGCGCGAAGCCCTGGATGACGTCTCGATATCGTCCTCGCTGGGCGTCGTGATATTGCTCGTGTACCGGAACGGCCCTCGGGTATCGCAAGGCATATTGGCGGCCAGGGCGGGGGTTACCCCGGCCACCCTGGTCAGGACGATCGACCAGGGAGAACAGGCCGGCCTGTTGACGCGCAGCCAGGTGGTCGAAGACCGCCGGGTGCGGGAAATCGAACTTTCGGCGCAGGGAAAGAAGTATGCGGCCCGCATCGAAAAGCGGCTGACGGCGCTGCGCAGGAATATCCTGGGAAGCCTCCCTTCCGAGGAAATACGGGTGGCCACCAAGGTGCTGAAATTGCTGGCTTCGGTGGGAGAGCGGTAAAGCGAGATCGCGCGGGCGTCCTCCCGGCAACGCCTGCCCTCCTTCGCTAATTCAGCATGGTCAGCGCGGTGCGGAACACTTCTTTCCTGAACGCCGCCATATCGCGCGGAAGCGATGAAAAAGTGGCCAGCATATGGCTATAGGAAACCGTCCTGCTTATCGCGCTGGTCAGCATCAGGCACAGGACGTCCGGATCGTTCTTCTTCAGCACGCCCGCCTGGATCGCGTCGCTCAGCAAAGGAACGAAGGCATCGCGGTGCGGCCGCAGCAGCTTGTCCACTAGGACATTGAAGCGCTCGCCCTGCTCGACGGCGGCCGTGGAAAAGAACGTTCCCATTTCGGGCTCGGCAAAGACCCGATCGACCAGCAGCGACACGGCCTGTTCGACGCGCTGCCGCTCGGACAGGGAGGATGTCCGCAACTGCGTCATTGCATCGAGCATGGGCTGGGCCCGCGCGGCGATCTGGTCGACGATGGTTATCCACAATTCTTCCTTCGAGCCGAAGTGATGCATCACCAGGGCCGGGTCCACGCCCGCCTCGCGCGCGATGCCGCGCACGCTTGCCGCCTCGAAGCCGTGCCTGGCGAAGGCCTGCAAGCCCGCCTTCAGCAGCGAATCGTAGCCCGCGGCCGCGTCATGGGCCGGCCGTCCGCGCGGTCTCTTCTTCGTTGCGCGCGGCGGCGTTGCGGCGGTCGTCGACGTCATCAGGTTTCCTTTTCGAACAAGTGCGCTCCCTGGCATGGTTGCCGGAGAGATAGTAGCGCCTGGCGCCCAAGCACAAACACAAGCGCAGGGCCACGCGCCGGCGGCGGCGCTTGCGTATCCTGTCCGATCCAGCCGGAAGAATTCCGGGGCTTCCGCCCTGCCAGACGAACGGGCGCCGCATGGCGCCATGCATTTCCCAAGAGTTTCCCCTTCATGCCTCGATCGCCGTTTCCCCCAACCCCCGATCTACTGCACGCGGCGTCGGATCACCTGCGCCCCCCGGCGGAGCGCATGCGCCCTCGTTCCCTCGACGACGTGGTGGGCCAGCGCCGCCAAGTCGAACGCGGCATGGAAATCCGCCTGAAGGAAAAGCTGGACCAACTGCGCGCCGCGCGCGAACAGGCGCGGCGCGCTTCCGAATAAACGACCTCTCGGCCCGGGCCATCGGCGGCGCCGGATTTCCAGGAAATCCGGCGCGCCGTCCCATCAAGTCGCAAGCGCCCTGCTCTTGCGGTTCTTGAGCCGGGTAGCGCCCCGGCTCGAACGCAAGACAGGCTCGATATCCTGCAATTGCTCGCGTTGTTGAAGGTGATCCCGCAATTTGGCCCCTTCGGTCAGGTTATGCGATTCGGCATGGTGCGCCGCCAGATCCGCGCGGCCGCTCAGCACGGCTTCCGCAAGCGGGCGATGCTGCTCCAGGATCGCGGCCGGACTCTCGATCAACGCATCGCTCGAACCGATGCACATCCTGATCTGACGTTCTATATTTTCGTATTGAACGCCAAGCCGTCCATGCCCGCTCAAGACGATCAATGCCTTGTGCAGACCGAAATCCGCCTCCGCGATTTCGGTGCTGTTCTCGCTGGCGCAGGCTCTCGTAAGGGTGAGAAATGTAGCGCCAAAGGCCGCGATCTTCTGCGCGTCGCCGCTCTCCACCAACAGGCGAGCCGCGAGCCGCTCCATGCTGGAGCGCAAGGTGTACAGCTCCCACACGTCGTTTGCGCCGAGGCTTACGACGGTCCAACCCGTATACGGGATGAGGCTGGTCAAACCCTCCTTGGCAAGATTGTGCAAGGCGGTGCGCACCGAGGCGCGCGACAGTCCCATCTCCGTGGCGAGCTGGCTTTCCGTGATGCGGCTTCCCGGCGGGATCTGGCCCCTGACGATGGCATCGCGCAGGGCATCCGCCGCCTGGACCTCGACGGAGACCTTGTTGACCGGCGAGATTCCGAGTGAATTCATGGCATCCATCCAGGGCTTCTCCGTAGCTAAACTGAAATATTGTCGCCCATTTTAACCCTCGGGCCTCGAAGCTCTTCCTTGCTAGGTAATCACCCTTAAGCGTTTCTACCAACTACATAATTGTCGACGATCGCCCATAATAGCACCCTCATGTAAACACTCGCCGTGAAAAATGAACCTCGTCAAGAACCGCGATACGTTGACCGCCATGGGCCAGAAAGCGCTGCGGACGGCGGCCCTCAACATTGCAGAAAAGGGCATCGAAGGGGCCCATCCGGGCTTGGCAACCCGGCGGATCACGCGGATCGAAGGGGATTACCTGCACATCCAGGACCGTGCCTACGATCTGCGCCAGGGCCGGGTCTTCGTGATCGGCGCGGGCAAGGCGAGCTTTCCCATTGCCAAGGCGCTGGAGGACGTGCTGGGCGACCGGCTGCACAAGGGGATCGTGATTTGCAAGCACGGGCAGGAGGGAAGGTTCGAAAGGATCCGGATGATCCTGGCAAGCCACCCCCTGCCCGACGAAAACTCGCTGCGCGGCGCGCAACTGACGCAGAAACTCCTGGATGAAGTTCGTCCGGGGGACATCGTGATTGCATGCTTCACGGGGGGATCTTCGTCCCTGTTCGTCCATCCGGCGGCGGACATCGAGGTCGCCGACAAGATCGCGGCAAGCCAGACGCTGCTGACGTGCGGCGCCAATATCGTGGAGATCAACGACGTCCGCAAGCATCTGAGCAAAGTGAAAGGCGGCCGCCTTTTACGAAATCTCCCCCGCGGCGCGCACGTGATCAACCTCACGGTTTCGGACGTCATCGACGATCCGCTCGACTACATCACCGACCCGACCTTTCCGGACCGCTCGACCTTCGCGGACGCCCGTGCCGTGCTGAGCAAGTACGAACTCTGGTCCAGGATGCCCGCATCGGTGGCAAGGCACCTGCGAGAAGGACGTGACGAGGACGAAACGGCGCGCGATTCGGAGCTTGCGCACATCGACCGCTACGACATATTGCTGTTGAAGACCGATGCGGCCTGCTCCGCGGCCGTCCAGGCGGCAAGCGAACTCGGTTTCAAACCCCTGCTCCTGTCCACCGTATTCGAGGGGGACAGCGGCATGCTGGGACGAAACTTCGTCGCCATCGCCAAGCAGATCATGCTCGATGGCAATCCCAGCCCCGCTCCCTGCGCCCTCATCGGCGGGGGTGAAACCACCGTCATCACGGGCAGCGCCAAAGGCCTGGGCGGGCCGAACCAGGAGTTCTCGGTCGCCGCGGCGCTCGACCTCGCGGGCCACCCGGGAATTGTCGTGCTGGGCATAGACACCGACGGCACCGACGGTCCGACGCAATTCGCCGGCGGACTGGCCGACAGCGACACCCTGCACATCGCCCGGGAACGCAATATCGATCTGGACCGGGCCCTGCGGGAACACAACGTATCGCCGGCGCTTCAGGCGATCGAACACCACATCATCACCGGCAATACGGGAACCAACGTCAACGATCTGAAATTGGCGCTGATCTTGCCGCCTGAACCGAGTCGTCCACAACGGGCGTGACGCCTCGCCCTCTTCGCGCCATCGGGGCGCATCCCTTATCGAGGATCATCATGTCGAGACCTGTCATCAAATGGCTGCTTGCGACCGCCATGTTCACGCTGTCCAGCATCAGTGCGCATGCCCAGGAAAAACTGTCGGTTCGCCTTGATTTTTCACCTTGGGGCATCCATGCGGCCATGCACCTTGCGCAGGACAAGGGCTGGTTCAGGCAGGCGGGCCTGGATGTCGATATCCAGGACGGCCGCGGCTCCGGCAATACGCTGCAGCTAGTGAATTCCGGCCGCGTGGATGTAGGCCAGGTGCAGTTGGGCTTGCTGCCGCAGGCCCGCGCCAATGGCGCATCCGTCATCAGCATCGCGTGCTGGGGCCGCAGGACCGATCTCGGCGTCCTGGTGGACCGGAATTCCCAGATCAAGAAGGTACAGGATTTCGAGAATAAGACCATCGCGGTCTTCGCCGCCAGTCCCTGGGCCCCGCTCATCGACTACTGGCTCAAGCAAGGCAACCTGGACCGGACCAAGGTGAACGTCCTGTTCGTCGACGCCTCGGCCTTGTGGGGGATCTATACGAGCGGCAGAGCGGACGGCCTGATGTCCACCGCCCCCTCCGTCGAGCCGGTGGCCGAAGCGGTGCGTCCTTCCCGCACGGTGCTCGCGGAAGATGTCGGGATCACCTATCCCAGCTACGGCCTCATCGTCGCGGATCAAACGGTGGAAACCCGCAAGGCGGCGCTGAAGACACTGGTCTCGGTGGAGCAACGCGCATGGAGCTACATACGCGACGGGCATTACGAAGAAGCGGCCGACGCCATCATGAGGCAGCGTCCGGACGTAAAGCTCGATCGCACCGTGCTCATCGAACAGATCAGGAAATCCGTCGATTTCTTCGATACCCCCGCCACCAAGGGCAAGCCTATCGGCTGGCAAGCCGACGAGGACTGGGTCAAGGCCCTGAACACCATGCAAGCGGCGGGCGTCATCAAGCCGGGCTGGAAGACCTCCGACTACTACACCAATCAGTTCATCAATCTCAAGTGAAAGAGGCGGACATGTCTACCCTATTGAAAGCGGTTCCGAACGCCGCTAAAGGCGATCTGCCGGAAACGCATATTTCAGTGCGGGGCGTGGATAAGGTCTACAAATCGCCTCGCGGCCCCGTCCCGGCGCTTCAGGACATTTCGCTCGATATCAAGAAAGGCGAGTTCGTCTCCATCCTCGGACCGAGCGGCTGCGGCAAGTCGACCCTGCTCAAATGCATGACGGGCCTGGAGAACATCAGCCAAGGCGCCATACAGGTCGCGGGGAAAGCACTGAACGGGCGCCCGCCGGAAGAGACCGCGATGGTCTTCCAGAAAGACGTTCTGCTCGACTGGCGCACGATCCTGGACAACGTGATGATCACGGCCGAATTCAGCCGCCAGAACACGCCGGCGATGAAAGCCCGCGCGCTCAAGCTGCTGGAACGCTTCGGCCTGCTCGGCTTCGAGGACCGCCATCCCTGGGAGCTGTCCGGAGGAATGCGCCAACGCGCATCCATCTGCCGCGCGCTGCTTTGCGACCCGTCGCTGCTCATGATGGATGAACCCTTCGGCGCGCTCGACGCGATGACCCGGGACGACTTGAATCTCGAACTGGCGCGGATCTGGCAAGACACGCGCAAGACCATAGTCTTCGTCACGCATGGCATCTCCGAGGCCGTCTTCCTTTCGGATCGCGTCGTGATCATGGACCGTAATCCCGGCCGCATCGTGGAGATCGTCGATATCGATCTGCCCCGGCCGCGTGAACTGTCTGTCCGGGAGACGAAAGACTTCGCGCACTACTACAGCCACATCCGCCACGTTTTCGCGACGCTGGGCATTCTCAAGGAATGAAACATGAGCCAACTGACAGCCAAACTGAAGGGCCCGGCAACGATTTTCTCCATGCTCGCCTGCGCGCTGGTGATCTGGGAACTGTGCGTGCGCATCCTGCAGATCAAGCCGATCCTGCTGCCGCCGCCGAGCCGCATCTGGACCGAATTCATCGGCTCGCCGGCCTATTTCATGAAAGAGACCGGACAGACCTTCCTGACCACCGTCTCCGGTTTCGCGCTCGCGGCCCTGCTTGGCCTGGTGCTGGCGATCGGCATCGTTCATTCCAAGTTCCTGGAACGCACCGTATATACCTTGCTGGTGGGCCTGAACAGCGTTCCCAAGGTCGCGCTCGCGCCGCTATTCGTGATCTGGATGGGAACCGGAACCGAACCGAAGATCGCCATCGCCATCCTCCTGGCCATCTTTTCGATCGTCATCGACGCGGTGCTGGGGCTCAGGTCGGTCGATCCGGACATGCTGCACCTCGCCCGTATTTCACGCGCGCCGATGTGGATGATCCTGTTGAAGATCCGCTTGCCGAACGCCTTGCCGAGTATTTTCGCCGGCCTGAAGGTCGCCATCTCGTTCGCGCTGGTGGGCGCCATCGTCGGCGAATTCGTCGCCGGCTCCGGTGGACTGGGCTTCGCGATCCTCACCGCCCAGGGGCAGTTCGATACCCCTCGCGTCTTCGTCTGTCTTTTCCTGCTTGGAATTCTCGGAACGGGATTGTTCTATCTCGTTGAAATCCTCGAACGTCTTGCACTTCCGTGGCATGTCTCGCAGCGCGGGAATGCCGCCGCACATTAAGGAGTCGGATCAAATGCCTACAGCACGCATCGGTGTCGATATCGGCGGAACCTTCACCGATCTCGTTCTTCTTGACGATACGGGTCATTCCTTCTCGACCAAGGTTTCCTCCACGCCAGCCGCTCCGGAACAGGCGGTTCTCACGGGCATCCGCCGCATCCTCGACCAGGCGCGGATGAATATGTCGGACGTCATCGAAGTCCTTCATGGCACGACGGTCGGATCCAATACGCTCCTGCAGAAAGCCGGAGCGCGCTGCGGCCTGATCACCACCCGGGGCTTTCGCGACGTACTGGAGATCGGACGCGTTCGCACGCCGACGATGTTCGATCTTTCCTGGGACAAACCCGAGCCCCTCATCGCACGCCGATACCGCCTGGAAATCAATGAGCGGATGCTGGCCGACGGCACGGTTCATACGCCGGTCGACATCGAGGAAGTCCTGGACGCGGGCAGGTTCTTCGAGGCGGAAGGCGTGGAATCCGTCGCCATATGCTTCATCAATTCGTACAAGAATCCGGAGAACGAACGCGCGGCCTACGATGCCTTCGTAAAGGCCTTCCCGGCGATACACGTCACGGCTTCCATTTCCGTCTTGCCGGAGCAGCGCGAATACGAGCGCACTTCGACCACGGTCGTCAATGCGTATGTCCTTCCCGCCTTGAGCGCCTACCTGCGCCGGCTCGAGGCGGGACTGCGGGAGATCGGCGTCCAGGCGCCGTTGTTGGTCAGCAACTCCAATGGGGGCCTGTCCACCGCCCGGGTCGCCCAGGATAGGCCGGTGTTCTTTATCTCTTCCGGACGTTCGGCCGGCGTCGTAGGGGCGGGCCGGCTCGGTACGGCAACCGATGAGTCCGACATCATCGTCTTCGACATGGGCGGCACCACGGCCTCCGCGTCGCTGATAAACAAGGGCGAACTGGCCCGCACCAACGAATATGAATTCCGCGCGGGCATTTCCACGCCCAGCCGTTTTATCAAGGCCGGCGGCTATCTGATGCGCGTACCCACCATAGACGTGGCCGAAGTGGGTAGCGGGGCCGGCTCCATTGCCTGGATAGACGAAGGCGGATTGTTGAACGTGGGCCCCGTTTCGGCGGGGGCCGACCCCGGTCCCGTCTGCTACGGAATCGGCGGCAAGCGGCCGACCGTCACCGACGCCAATGCGGTGCTGGGTTTCCTGCCTAACAAGCTGGCGGCGGGATCGATGGCGCTGGACCTGGACGGCGCGCGCCGGGTAATCGCGGAAGCTCTCGGCCAGCCGCTGGGCCTGAGCGCGGAAGATGCCGCGTATGGCATCCGCGAAGTCGTCAACGTCAATATGGCGCGCACGATCAAGGCCGTCACGGTGGAACGCGGCGTGGACCCGCGCGGGTTCACGCTGATGGCGTTCGGCGGATCGGGACCGGTCCACGCCTGCGACCTGGCCCAGACGCTGGGCATGCGCCGCGTGCTGTTTCCCAACGCGCCGGGGGTGTTTACCGCCATGGGCATGCTCGCGGGCAGCGTGGAACGCTACTTCGTCAGGCCGCTCGAGTCGCAGATGCAAGCGCTCGATATCCAGGAGCTCAAATCGCTGCGCGACACGCTGCGCGAAGAAGCACGGGCCGCCCTGGCGGAAGAGGGCTATCCCGCGGATCGCGTCGAGTACGTATTCGAGCTGGACATGCGGTTCAAGGGACAGGACTACGAACTTCCGATCCGCATTCCGGATGCGCTGGACGCGCAGAGCACTCAGCAGTTGTGCGACGATTTCCGCCAGGCCTATACCGCCATGTACGGATACGCCTCCAAGGACGCCATGGAATGCGCGAACGTCCGCCTGCTGGCGCGCGGCCTGGCTGCCAGCGTGCTGGATTTCAAGGACATCCGCAGCGGTTCCAAGGCGCCTCCCAATCCCGCGGCCGAATCACGCAGGGTGTATTTCAACCGCGACATCGGATGGGTCGACACCCAGGTGGTCAAGCGCACCGGCATGCCCGCCGCGCTTGCGGGGCCCGCCATCATCGAAAGCGCGGATACGACCATCGTTCTGCCGCCGGGCTGGCGCGCGGAGACCGATCCGATCGGCAATGTCATCGCCTCACGCATCAACGACTGACAGGAATCAACATGGCTCAGATGAAGATCGATCCAATCACGTTCGCCATCATAAAGAACGCCCTCGACACCATGGTCGACGATATGGCATATGCGGTCATGAGAACCGCACGCTCGCCCATCATCCGCGACGTCCTGGACTACTCGGTCACGATGTGCGATGCGCAAGGGCGCATCCTATCCCAGGCCAAGACCGTGGCATTGCACCTTGGCGCGGTGCCCGATGCCGTAGAAGTCGTAATGAAGAAATTCGCCGGAAAATTCGAGCCCGGCGACGTCATCATCCTTAACGATCCCTATGAAGGCGGAATGCATCTGCCGGATATCTTCATGTTCAAGCCGATTTTCCTGCAGGATGAATTGCAGGGATTTTCGGTCGTCATCGCCCACCATTGCGACGTAGGGGGACGGGTCCCGGGCTCCAATGCGGCGGATTCCACCGAGATATTCCAGGAAGGCCTGCGGATTTCGCCGACGAAGCTTTATGCGCGGGGCGTACCCAATGAAACCCTCTTCGACATCATCGCCAGGAATGTTCGGCTTCCCGACCTGGTATTCGGCGACCTCGATGCGCAGCTCGCCACGTGCAATATCGGCGAGCGCGAGCTGCTGCGACTGTTCGAACGCTATGGCATCGGCGAATTGAATGCCTACTTCGACGAACTGCTGAATTATGGCGAACGGCTCACGCGCGGCTCCATCGCGAAATGGCCGCAGGGCAGCGTCGAATTCACCGATTACATCGACGATGACGGTTTCTCGCCCGACCCCATTCCGATCCGCTGCAAGATCACCGTCAAGGGAGACCACCTGCTGGTGGACTTCACGGGCTCGTCTCCGCAGGTCAAGGGCGCAATCAACTCCACGCTCTCGTTCGTCAAATCCGCCACGTATCTGAGCGTGCGCTGCGCGCTCGGCGCCGACGTGCCCAATAATGCCGGCGTTTATCGCTGCATCGACGTGGTGGCGCCCGAAGGCTCCATTCTCAACCCCATCATCCCCGCTCCCGTCGCCGCGCGGGCCCTGACAGGATATAGAGTGGTGGACACCGTGTTCGGAGCGCTCGCCCAGATCGTACCGGACAAGGTGATGGCCGCGGGCGAAGGGGGCAATACCGTGGT from Bordetella genomosp. 10 includes:
- a CDS encoding 3-hydroxybutyrate dehydrogenase; translation: MSNLNGKVAVVTGAASGIGKEIALVLSRAGAAIGIADLNLDGANAVAQEIQRAGGRAVGIAMDVTNEDAVNKGIDAVVEQFGSIDILVSNAGIQIVNPIENYAFSDWKKMLAIHVDGAFLTTKAAIKHMYQGNRGGVVIYMGSVHSHEASPLKSAYVTAKHGLLGLARVLAKEGAPHNVRSHVVCPGFVKTPLVEKQIPEQAKELGITEAEVVRNVMLGGTVDGVFTTVQDVAQTVLFLSTFPSAALTGQSFVVSHGWFMQ
- a CDS encoding acetoacetate decarboxylase yields the protein MNIDAVRSNAFAMPLTSPAFPMGPYRFVNREFFIITYRTDPDRLRAVVPEPLKIRQPLVSYEFIRMPDSTGFGDYTESGQVIPVEYNGVAGSYTHAMYLNDHPPIAGGRELWGFPKKLATPVLETHTDTLVGTLDYGPVRIATGTMGYKHKSLDIVDQAKRLAAPNFLLKIIPHVDGSPRICELVRYYLEDIQMKGAWTGPAALQLAPHALAPVADLPVLEIVEARHLVADLTLGLGEVVYDYLAK
- a CDS encoding MarR family winged helix-turn-helix transcriptional regulator gives rise to the protein MTKRSSDASDQELYDFTSSIYPARSAWVQTVREALDDVSISSSLGVVILLVYRNGPRVSQGILAARAGVTPATLVRTIDQGEQAGLLTRSQVVEDRRVREIELSAQGKKYAARIEKRLTALRRNILGSLPSEEIRVATKVLKLLASVGER
- a CDS encoding TetR/AcrR family transcriptional regulator, which translates into the protein MTSTTAATPPRATKKRPRGRPAHDAAAGYDSLLKAGLQAFARHGFEAASVRGIAREAGVDPALVMHHFGSKEELWITIVDQIAARAQPMLDAMTQLRTSSLSERQRVEQAVSLLVDRVFAEPEMGTFFSTAAVEQGERFNVLVDKLLRPHRDAFVPLLSDAIQAGVLKKNDPDVLCLMLTSAISRTVSYSHMLATFSSLPRDMAAFRKEVFRTALTMLN
- a CDS encoding GntR family transcriptional regulator, translated to MDAMNSLGISPVNKVSVEVQAADALRDAIVRGQIPPGSRITESQLATEMGLSRASVRTALHNLAKEGLTSLIPYTGWTVVSLGANDVWELYTLRSSMERLAARLLVESGDAQKIAAFGATFLTLTRACASENSTEIAEADFGLHKALIVLSGHGRLGVQYENIERQIRMCIGSSDALIESPAAILEQHRPLAEAVLSGRADLAAHHAESHNLTEGAKLRDHLQQREQLQDIEPVLRSSRGATRLKNRKSRALAT
- a CDS encoding glycerate kinase type-2 family protein gives rise to the protein MNLVKNRDTLTAMGQKALRTAALNIAEKGIEGAHPGLATRRITRIEGDYLHIQDRAYDLRQGRVFVIGAGKASFPIAKALEDVLGDRLHKGIVICKHGQEGRFERIRMILASHPLPDENSLRGAQLTQKLLDEVRPGDIVIACFTGGSSSLFVHPAADIEVADKIAASQTLLTCGANIVEINDVRKHLSKVKGGRLLRNLPRGAHVINLTVSDVIDDPLDYITDPTFPDRSTFADARAVLSKYELWSRMPASVARHLREGRDEDETARDSELAHIDRYDILLLKTDAACSAAVQAASELGFKPLLLSTVFEGDSGMLGRNFVAIAKQIMLDGNPSPAPCALIGGGETTVITGSAKGLGGPNQEFSVAAALDLAGHPGIVVLGIDTDGTDGPTQFAGGLADSDTLHIARERNIDLDRALREHNVSPALQAIEHHIITGNTGTNVNDLKLALILPPEPSRPQRA
- a CDS encoding ABC transporter substrate-binding protein; translated protein: MSRPVIKWLLATAMFTLSSISAHAQEKLSVRLDFSPWGIHAAMHLAQDKGWFRQAGLDVDIQDGRGSGNTLQLVNSGRVDVGQVQLGLLPQARANGASVISIACWGRRTDLGVLVDRNSQIKKVQDFENKTIAVFAASPWAPLIDYWLKQGNLDRTKVNVLFVDASALWGIYTSGRADGLMSTAPSVEPVAEAVRPSRTVLAEDVGITYPSYGLIVADQTVETRKAALKTLVSVEQRAWSYIRDGHYEEAADAIMRQRPDVKLDRTVLIEQIRKSVDFFDTPATKGKPIGWQADEDWVKALNTMQAAGVIKPGWKTSDYYTNQFINLK
- a CDS encoding ABC transporter ATP-binding protein is translated as MSTLLKAVPNAAKGDLPETHISVRGVDKVYKSPRGPVPALQDISLDIKKGEFVSILGPSGCGKSTLLKCMTGLENISQGAIQVAGKALNGRPPEETAMVFQKDVLLDWRTILDNVMITAEFSRQNTPAMKARALKLLERFGLLGFEDRHPWELSGGMRQRASICRALLCDPSLLMMDEPFGALDAMTRDDLNLELARIWQDTRKTIVFVTHGISEAVFLSDRVVIMDRNPGRIVEIVDIDLPRPRELSVRETKDFAHYYSHIRHVFATLGILKE
- a CDS encoding ABC transporter permease — encoded protein: MSQLTAKLKGPATIFSMLACALVIWELCVRILQIKPILLPPPSRIWTEFIGSPAYFMKETGQTFLTTVSGFALAALLGLVLAIGIVHSKFLERTVYTLLVGLNSVPKVALAPLFVIWMGTGTEPKIAIAILLAIFSIVIDAVLGLRSVDPDMLHLARISRAPMWMILLKIRLPNALPSIFAGLKVAISFALVGAIVGEFVAGSGGLGFAILTAQGQFDTPRVFVCLFLLGILGTGLFYLVEILERLALPWHVSQRGNAAAH
- a CDS encoding hydantoinase/oxoprolinase family protein, with translation MPTARIGVDIGGTFTDLVLLDDTGHSFSTKVSSTPAAPEQAVLTGIRRILDQARMNMSDVIEVLHGTTVGSNTLLQKAGARCGLITTRGFRDVLEIGRVRTPTMFDLSWDKPEPLIARRYRLEINERMLADGTVHTPVDIEEVLDAGRFFEAEGVESVAICFINSYKNPENERAAYDAFVKAFPAIHVTASISVLPEQREYERTSTTVVNAYVLPALSAYLRRLEAGLREIGVQAPLLVSNSNGGLSTARVAQDRPVFFISSGRSAGVVGAGRLGTATDESDIIVFDMGGTTASASLINKGELARTNEYEFRAGISTPSRFIKAGGYLMRVPTIDVAEVGSGAGSIAWIDEGGLLNVGPVSAGADPGPVCYGIGGKRPTVTDANAVLGFLPNKLAAGSMALDLDGARRVIAEALGQPLGLSAEDAAYGIREVVNVNMARTIKAVTVERGVDPRGFTLMAFGGSGPVHACDLAQTLGMRRVLFPNAPGVFTAMGMLAGSVERYFVRPLESQMQALDIQELKSLRDTLREEARAALAEEGYPADRVEYVFELDMRFKGQDYELPIRIPDALDAQSTQQLCDDFRQAYTAMYGYASKDAMECANVRLLARGLAASVLDFKDIRSGSKAPPNPAAESRRVYFNRDIGWVDTQVVKRTGMPAALAGPAIIESADTTIVLPPGWRAETDPIGNVIASRIND